In Propionispora vibrioides, the following are encoded in one genomic region:
- a CDS encoding DUF2508 family protein, giving the protein MMAWRTLLTGWLMEEQRTATVPNLWELIEQAKCDWLYAHSYYNNVSEPDLLEYAIYMIKASEKKYTYLLKQARFEGLKEEIHINRANKYMTGC; this is encoded by the coding sequence ATGATGGCATGGCGGACCCTGTTGACAGGATGGTTGATGGAAGAGCAGCGCACAGCCACGGTGCCCAACCTGTGGGAGCTCATTGAACAAGCAAAATGCGACTGGCTATATGCGCACAGCTATTATAACAATGTAAGCGAGCCTGATTTGTTGGAATATGCCATATATATGATCAAAGCCTCGGAGAAAAAGTATACCTATTTACTAAAACAAGCCAGGTTTGAAGGACTGAAAGAAGAAATACACATAAATCGTGCTAATAAATACATGACAGGCTGTTAA
- a CDS encoding pro-sigmaK processing inhibitor BofA family protein codes for MMPPLFGMEWSINVIIAYAFGIILIYLLGRMFLMPLRLIFRLIYNGLVGGVMLWVVNFVGAHMGFTLAINPITALIAGFLGLPGVILLILFKLFIAG; via the coding sequence ATGATGCCACCGCTTTTTGGGATGGAATGGAGTATAAATGTAATCATTGCCTATGCCTTCGGCATTATATTGATTTATTTATTGGGTCGAATGTTTTTAATGCCGTTGCGGCTTATTTTTCGCCTGATTTATAATGGCCTGGTGGGAGGCGTCATGTTATGGGTGGTCAACTTTGTTGGTGCCCACATGGGTTTTACTTTGGCGATCAATCCGATTACGGCGCTGATTGCCGGCTTCTTGGGTTTACCGGGCGTTATCCTGCTGATTCTATTTAAACTGTTCATTGCCGGCTAG